The following nucleotide sequence is from Mycobacteriales bacterium.
CCGTCTGCAGCGCCACGCCGCAGACGGTGTGCGTCACCGCATGCCCTCTGGGACAGCTCAGGTCGAACAGCGTCAACGCGTGCGGGATCGGTTTCGCCGCACCGACGGTGATGTGATGAGCGGCGGCGGCGGCCGCGCCGCCGGACGCGCCGGCTACGACGGCCGGTACGGCGAGCGCCAGGAGCCCGACGAGACTGCGCAATCTCTTGCCCACTCCGTGACCGTAGCGGGCATACCGCCTCGTTGGGCGGCTATCCGGCCGCCTCGACGGTCAGCACCCGGTTGAGCCTGGTCGCCGCGAGTATCCGCTCGATGCGCGTCGGGACGCTGCGGAGCACGAGACGACGGTCCTGGCGCATCGCAAGACGATGGGCTCCGACGAGGACCCCGAGGCCGCTGGCGTCGATGCGCTCCACGCCCCCGAGGTCCACGACCAGGTCGCCGGTGCCGTTCTCCGCGGCCGCCATCAGCACCTGACGCACCTCAGCAACGGTCGAGGCGGCCACCCAGCCGGAGATCGACACCGACCTGCCCGCCTCGTCGAGTGACACGACGACGTGAGCGGACCCGCCTCGGGGGGTCACTCGGTCCTGCACCACTTGCACGGATCAGCCCTCTCACGCCGAGGTCGTCCCCCTTCGTCAACTAAGACGCGCCAGCGGCCGCGAAGGTTGCCTCGATCGGCGAAACCGGTTCAGAGCAGGGTGTCGTCCGGCACCCGGCGGATGTTCGCGCCGAGACCGGTGAGTGTCTCGACGAAACACTGGTAGCCGCGATCCACGTGGAAGGCGTCGGAGATCGTGGTGACGCCGTCTGCGACGACGCCGGCAAGGACGAGCGCCGCCCCCGCCCGGATGTCAGTGGCGCGAACCGGTGCTCCGGAGAGCCGTTCGCGGCCACGCACGATCGCGTGATGCCCGTCGGTGCGGACGTCGGCTGCCAGACGTACCAGCTCGTCGATGAACATGAAGCGGCCTTCGAAGATGTTCTCGGTCACGAAGGCGACGCCCTCGGCGACGGAGTTCATCGCGATCGCCATCGGCTGCAGGTCGGTCGGGAAGCCCGGGTACGGAAGGGTCACGATGTCCACGGCGCGCGGCCGCGTCTGACACGAGACGGCGAACCCGTCGTCGTACGTCGTGATCTGCGCGCCGGCCTGTGCGAGCTTGTCCAAGGCGAGCTCGAGGTGCTCGTGACTGCCGCCGCGCACCCGGATGTCCCCTTGCGTCATCGTCGCGGCGAACGCCCAGGTGCCGGCGACGATCCGGTCGCCGACCACACGGTGCTCGACGGGGCGCAGCTCGTCGACGCCGTCGATCTCCAGGGTCGAGGTGCCGATGCCGCCGATCTGGGCGCCCATCGCGACCAGCATGTCGCAGAGATCGACGATCTCGGGCTCACGGGCGGCGTTGTCGATGACGGACGTCCCCTTCGCGAGAACCGCTGCCATGAGGATGTTCTCGGTCGCACCGACGCTCGGGAAGTCGAGCCAGATCTGCGCCCCTGACAGCTGCGCCGCCTCCGCGACCAGATAGCCGTGGGTGTTGTCGAACACCGCCCCGAGCCGCTCGAGGCCCATCACGTGCAGGTCGAGGGCGCGGGAACCGATCGCGTCGCCGCCGGGCAACGCCAC
It contains:
- a CDS encoding STAS domain-containing protein yields the protein MTPRGGSAHVVVSLDEAGRSVSISGWVAASTVAEVRQVLMAAAENGTGDLVVDLGGVERIDASGLGVLVGAHRLAMRQDRRLVLRSVPTRIERILAATRLNRVLTVEAAG
- the murA gene encoding UDP-N-acetylglucosamine 1-carboxyvinyltransferase yields the protein MEQFEVVGGARLAGEATVSGAKNSVLKVMAASLLATGTTRLSNVPDIGDVPIMAEVLHGLGAEVSGMAPDIAIAVPETLGYEADYEHVRRIRGSVCVLGPLIARAGRARVALPGGDAIGSRALDLHVMGLERLGAVFDNTHGYLVAEAAQLSGAQIWLDFPSVGATENILMAAVLAKGTSVIDNAAREPEIVDLCDMLVAMGAQIGGIGTSTLEIDGVDELRPVEHRVVGDRIVAGTWAFAATMTQGDIRVRGGSHEHLELALDKLAQAGAQITTYDDGFAVSCQTRPRAVDIVTLPYPGFPTDLQPMAIAMNSVAEGVAFVTENIFEGRFMFIDELVRLAADVRTDGHHAIVRGRERLSGAPVRATDIRAGAALVLAGVVADGVTTISDAFHVDRGYQCFVETLTGLGANIRRVPDDTLL